The genomic DNA CTATTCCACGGTTGGTGCATGACTTAATTGTTGAATCTCTTGTTTTATTAATACTTAATCAGTACTAttcatattcaaaattaaattagatgtaacaacatatatatacatacaactTCTTTGGTATGCTTTATTGTAGCACAAGTATATATTATGATATGatgaatttaattataagaattataaaaatgggcatatatatatatatatatatatatatatatatatatatatatatataaaagggttgaattaattaaaataataattaattagatgatgGGGACGGCTAGGAAATATATTATTAGGTAGCTAGGGTTTTCTTCTTAGAGATGGTTTACTTGCTGGGAGCAGTTGTTTGCCATTTTAGTATATTTTCCAACCTTAATTTCTATCTCTCTAATAAAGTGATCATCAACTCTTTCCCATCTTTAGCTCTTATTTAAGTTTCGACTGCTAAGTCTAATCCGATTTACATGCCACGTCAATCAACAAACTTTtcactaaatatatatatatatataatttcatcctttcacatatatatattatttaaatcttaatcccatgttaaacattattataattggAGAATTGTATATTGGTTGGAGTGGTGCAATCTCGATCTTAATTATTAGTTATGATCTTTAGTGTATCAATCTATGGACTATGTTATTTGTCTtcatttctattattatttaaccttaggacaattttttatatactcTTGGGCCTTGTTCAGATTGAGTAATCTAGAGAGGgggaaataaataatgattggtgataattttgagaaggtgagaatatttttggtaaaagtacttaaaagatattaatatataataataaaataataaataataatttaaaatatagggtattttagtattttgggtaATGAATTAGGTGGTGTGATTGATGAGATAGAGAGTGAAAAGATGTTTGAGTGAGTTgcgttatttaaataacccaaccgaacaagaacaagaacaagaacaaggCCTGttcttttttaaatgtattatacTCAACTATTGTTTTTAACACAGATAAATAAAAGGTGAAGGGAAAAccatttcaacaatataaaaatgtttatatcatatattttaaacattattcaAGATAACATAAATTAAGGTTGaaaaaacatttcatattagATAAAATAACCCTGAGATCTATCAACTAAAAAAAACAGTTGAACCTTATGTTTTATTCCCCATGTataaattcaaagtttaaatgtctttttataAAGTGTAGGTTATTTGAGGGTTTTAACTTAATACAATAAGCTTGTTTGGTTATAAAAGGgttttgttcaaaataaaatattttgataaaaaaaaagaaagaatttgTTCGgatttggattatttgaaaaatctagagtgagaaaaaataatgattgataaTGATTTTGACGAGGTGATgagtatttttaataaaaaatcttcAAGTTTATGTTGTTAATGTGCATGGTTATCGATTCTTACCTAGTTcggtttgatatatatatatatatatatatatatatatatatatatatatatatatatatatatatatatatatatatatatatatatatatatatatatatatatatatatatatatatatatatatatatatatatatatatatatatatatatatatatatatatatatatatatatataattaatttaaaaccgatattattttagtattttggttaatgatttgagtggagtgaaactagcatgtatctcgtgctaatataaaaaattgtgaaaaaatattacggtaaaaatgtgatagcattttaaattttatttttaaccgtttaaagtttatgggcgggttaacttACAATCCGTTtcaaatatccattactctcacattgcaggacgatctctaaaacaattgatacaatttgatttttcaactcaattagtttgacttctagagtccacttctttttcatactacgagtgaaagagaaaatataaatactaCCATTAAAGTAGTTCAGACGAGGcgtaatatatttatatatataaaagtgatttaataaatgatatgatataaatagtaaattctaaacaaaatataaagttataaaaagaaTCAAGTTagattcaaagtttaaaatgTTAACAACTAcctagaaaaaaattatataatagtttttattgTTAAGAAATGGAGTGAGCTTACAGTTTTAGTTTAGaggaataatttattaacttttattattttttttatataacaaaagcTAAAATGATCTAAACATCCTCTACTTccatttctatttatttaaagcGTAGAGACGTAATAATATGTCTTTTCTATTTTTGCAAATAAATAGTTAGTACAAATATCTATATATGATCCATGATTTTGGTCATATCTGTTTATTAAAAGTGATTTCAATTTGTATAAATTGTCCCAGGTCATTAGAGTTTGTTAACTTGAACTTCATTGacaattacttataaatataatttaatatagttttgCCTTACACCCGTTATCTCAAATTTTAGATCGAAATAATTCTTATACATCATAAAATACATCTccatcataaataaataaaagtttttatcTAACCTAACTAAATTGTATGTCTAGTGGATAACATATAtcttatcattattaatataatgttCGGTTGATTAAGTTATTCAGAGTTCgatataataaattagtatGAATTAACGTGTTAGAGTACTCAATTTCTTTATATATCACTACTCATCCTCAATTTTAAGAAGTAATTTGTGTTTTATTCCTGTCAAATCTTGTAAACCATTGTCCTAAAATTGCATAGCTAAATATTATAGTATACTATACATTTATTGAGTTTACTCTAGATTTTATAAGTATGGACAATCATAAAGTATGTGATATAGTATCGCTTCCGTGTCTCAACAAAAAAGACGATGAATATAGTCCACCAACCAAATAATTATCTTATAACACATCAACTAATCTTATGGATTGATCTTGAACATGATGACCCATGGCTCGTGAAGAATTATAAAAGAGGCGGAGAAAATCAACCAATAATCGATATTTCCTAAAACAAAAATCTTTAGGGAGCTCAATGTATTATGTCGTTGGTTGAAGGATCAAATGTCCTAATTTGGTGTTCATATATCAAATATCAAGCAAGTGGCTTTCTTAAAGTAGGGATCCCACAAAGTCAATTATAGGAGAGCTCTGCCTGCTCTATTACCGACATCTTATATGAATCGGTTTGTTTTATGATCAGTTCTTAGGTCGTTATGACGTctgtgattaattattttaaataattttcttagactatttaaaaatataaaatgggTTTAGTAGTAGATTATATAGGGTTCTTGATCATTTGGAGAATCTCAAATAACCTTAATAAACCCAATCAAACCCGATATTTTACTATCCTTTAATAATTAACCCTTATACTTTACATTTGTCTAAAATTAGGTTTTGACGAGAAacttttcattcattattttaaagaatcGGATGACATCAGTTGAGTTTGCTCTGGCTTTTAGTTCCTATTACCCataatctatattttataaattcattttattttaatactcaATATAgagatttattttcattaaccACTCAATGAGAAGATGTGGACTTTAATATAACATACTCAAACACATAAGgaagtagaaaaaaaaaactcatccAAGCCTCCATATTATAGATTTATAAGATGAATCTTTAATACTCTATGATTTTTTGTTGTCATTTGTTAACTAatagaattttgaaataattctttataagaaaaaaagaagtaaagtattacaaaaatatgatattgtttaaaacaatattaaaacaCCTATAATTAGAGTGGAGCTGagtttgaatatataaatactattaaatttattaattttagagcattattttatttaaattaatattcaaataagaaattttaaataaatcttttttttattcaaacctAAATCCAGATCCAGCTCCAACTACAACTCGTATATAACATTTTCCAAATTTGGCTATTGGAGACCTATGAATTAGAGTTTGagttatcttaattttttttaaattggtttaaaacaaataatagaaaattacgaattaaattaagaaattagtgGGTTATATCAATTTCTAccgtatttttttaattgtttttcttggGTACACCGCAGACCTAATCAGATTCAAACTATACTATTTCCTAAAAGTTAGAGTATAAATtcctttaaaaacaaaaacaatccGGAACCCAACCCATATCCCAATTTCTACAGCCCATCTCTACAGGCCCACCCTTttctatttgtttatttatttattttatttcttcgcAGTAGATTATTCGGTGattctttttcaaaagaaagTAGATTAGTTCGTggcttcttctccttctctagCTAGACCTATATTCTTCAAACCAGTCTTCAGACCGCGGCAGGGCAGACCCACGGCAGTCGCACGATCTCCGGCCAGTTGTCCAGTGGTTAAGCCGAATCAACCGTCGTCCAGACTCTAGACTTCAGGTACCATTTTGATCTATTTTTACGACTACGAGTCAATTTTTGGGCGTCGATTCATTGTTTTTCggattaatttcttaatttttaatatattagtcTGACAGTTTTATCTATTAGTAATTTAGTATGTTAATAATGTTAGGTTAGTAAACTTAGACTACTTAGTAATTAGTAtgttagtttataaattaggaATTAGGTTAAACAAACGTAAATAATAATGGCATAAGCTGCTTGCTAATTGTTAAGACAAAATAAAACCAATTGTATGAAAAGAAGTTGTTTTCTGTAATGTAATTCATGttaaaaattgatttgtttTCTTTCAATTGACTATCTTTGAAATGGACTAAAAGACAGGACCGTGCTTATGttgttatttgagataaattttTGTGGTAACTTTTTCTTCATACCACAGGTATTTGATGATTTACTATCCTATTTAGGTCATTTTTATGATGTTTTGCTACTATGACTGTTAAAAAGGAGATGGAGACTCGGGAAACTAGTTATAGTATTTTATCAAGTAATGACGAACACAGATCAGCAGAGGATCAATCTATTTTTCTTACGTGGAGAGTTGTTTCTAACATGTATAGATAGACAATGGATGAACTGAATGATGCCAAGATTGTTTCACCCAAAAAAAACTATGACAATTCGAAAAGAGAAGCAACATTTTAAACAATGAATAACCTATCTTTATGTTACAAGATAATAATTAGTGTCTAATCCTAGAATAAGATGATGGGTAATTAATTCAGTTGGGCCAGCAAGGAAATGAGAAGCGGTGTAATAACACTACCTATTGATGAAATAGACATTATTAAGTTACTGTGATGCAGTGAATCTGTTATAAATGACTTTgattgttgtgttctttcagtTTCTTTGAAGAGAGCACAAAAGGAGAACAAAAAAGAAAGGGATGGCAAACGCAGCCCAAATACCAACCAGTTTCGGCCATGAGCTAAGGGCATGCCTTCGTTGCAGGCTTGTCAAAACATACGACCAGGTTTCCTTTGCCTTTTCCTGTTTGCTTTCTTCAATATGATGCCCGTGTATATATTATCTAGTATAGTTACCATCACTCTGCTTTACAACTATGTCTTTTCTATTGCCTTtgcattaataaataatatatatttttattttttcttcaaatttatgttgatagTTTAGGGAATCAGGATGCGAAAACTGCTCTTTCTTTAAGATGGATGAAGATGCTGAACGTATTGCGGATTGCACAACTCCTAATTTCACTGGGTACTTTCTTGGTTTTCCTTTCTGTAcaacttcttcttttcttcAGTATCAGAATATGGTGTACACGTGACAAGGCTATAATGGTATCCTTGTAAGAATTGTGTGCAATGAATTTGTTTACTGCAAATTAAATATCGTGATAGAAGAATTATTGATTCACTTCTAGTTCTGGTTGACAAGTTAGGTTAGAGAAAATGTTGGTAATTTCCTTGGAAAAAAATACGGGAGGTGTCATTTAGATCTTCAATTCCTAACGGTTTTCTATTGGTGCCTTTTTTTTACCCTGTTCAATAAAAGTTTTGCACAATTAAATCCCTACTGGTGAGACAGTACTCCAGCTCC from Impatiens glandulifera chromosome 9, dImpGla2.1, whole genome shotgun sequence includes the following:
- the LOC124914019 gene encoding transcription elongation factor SPT4 homolog 2-like is translated as MANAAQIPTSFGHELRACLRCRLVKTYDQFRESGCENCSFFKMDEDAERIADCTTPNFTGIISVMDPSRSWSARWLRIARFAPGCYTLAVSEALPEDMQNLCEEERMPYVPPKRQ